A single region of the Drosophila takahashii strain IR98-3 E-12201 chromosome 2R, DtakHiC1v2, whole genome shotgun sequence genome encodes:
- the nahoda gene encoding uncharacterized protein nahoda — protein MSINNTRHSPFGFRFGALLLLAAWCCYLGYFGSEAHVALTYPPARKYDLDFLDNARTKAPCGMPKGSIRTSLLSGTQFNVTWHLAYAHKGGFRLQLLDALDRPVLDLTPHVNNSEFVSTDVTAQSYEVKIPNDFECFNCTLRLLRQADEWSTTYRFWSCADVDIKLRKDFKETCSGNGKYFPSRCKCDKNFYGPQCQYKDECSADSDCGVQGKCVDLGGTSLPRKQCYCNFGWFGIGCNKRSPYKTTSLDLSSYSKKELSPDYHVYWRLLEEQKEIEMVLKVNSTSWVGLGWRPRGMTPECKNFPLVRDIGDLTTTLEASAPEPKSEPEPKSEPEPKSEPEPKSEPEPKSEPEPKSEPEPKSEPDPKSEPEPKSEPEPKSEPEPKSEPEPKSEPEPKSEPEPKSEPEPSSEPQPKRLAELRAAPVPKSEPEPTSEPEPKSEPEPKSEPEPKSEPEPKSEPEPTSEPEPKSEPEPKSEPEPKSEPEPKSEPEPKSEPEPKSEPEPSSKPEPTSKPEPSSVPEPTSEPEPTSEPEPTSEPEPKSEPEPKSEPEPKSEPEPKSEPEPKSEPEPKSEPEAQSTKSKRVAGDFTQKQGVSSVSTSVSYRVSTKADRQRRAAESPKIRLNPYTPRHDFNGMDCTDIVIGSARGMASRVGDYYSRDRSTPHVDEFWGGKSNLALGTGFEENGVTTIIFRKKLVADEPTDHTLDDTVTHVIWAKGQEPAAYVHVPASGLETQASTVKNFYLPDELKYHGHQMQRGVAQINFFEKEKSANNTDRNDLNTNVLDNDCFGHWKYPSNCSPQEHTCEYYAAWETVGKGDEMRWHIETSNTQTWTGIGFSDDQRMSQTDAIIGWVDGRSGRPFLMDTWVLGYAPPKLDDRQDIYNASGRIEKGVTILEFNRKRVSNDEQDLSFTDDHCLYLFFPVLGGAFNVVNKKIRKHEQVPPVSAQRVCIKSCGKELESVFVGTSTPAPSRLVYAVAVKLMNLGESYEAPKPGTVEFNNLAATISDSFNGILSSQTGYYKTEIVGFEKEGSTVVAKVQAMFDKADVEKQHDLQTNEVEKGPEVAAQKNADAIRSALKDQIATGRVGSLTVDPQYLDFEALEYKSASEPNAKETLLSFFDLSETRLYIVLGLIAALVLIALIQAFCTIWKTSRKSKNTKEKLIKNSPWKEFASNTNYAFDPYGETEEKNVTSGTTGKEKARHRHQSTTSSQQTTLPMSHSPTSKSQMYYESPNGQGKNGTNGGRSTQESSVGGASNGAPYSRSSYAERAYSLPRQAHHYQQSPASMQPSGYYTHDRRAARQGSRDREREREREEERRHRQDRDRDSGYDRSRDDPRQNGGSDTPDFYFMPSQRKYSGEVVRVYVDYNKDPKH, from the exons atgtCTATAAATAATACAAGACATTCGCCATTCGGTTTCCGATTCGGAGCCCTGCTGTTGCTCGCCGCCTGGTGCTGCTACCTCGGATACTTTGGCTCGGAGGCCCATGTGGCCCTCACCTATCCACCTGCCCGCAAATACGATCTGGACTTTCTGGACAATGCGCGGACGAAGGCGCCATGTGGCATGCCCAAAG GCTCCATCCGCACATCGCTGCTCTCCGGCACGCAGTTCAACGTCACCTGGCATTTGGCCTATGCGCACAAG GGCGGCTTTCGGTTGCAACTACTGGATGCCCTCGATCGACCTGTTTTGGACCTAACGCCACATGTAAATAATTCGGAGTTCGTCAGCACCGATGTCAC tgCCCAGTCATACGAGGTAAAGATACCAAATGACTTTGAGTGCTTCAACTGCACCCTCAGGCTGCTTCGCCAGGCGGATGAGTGGTCGACCACCTATCGCTTTTGGTCCTGTGCCGATGTGGACATCAAGTTACGAAAGGACTTCAAGGAGACCTGTtcgggaaatggaaaatactTCCCCTCGCGATGCAAGTGCGACAAGAACTTCTACGGCCCGCAGTGCCAGTACAAGGACGAGTGCTCCGCTGACTCCGATTGCGGTGTCCAGGGCAAGTGCGTGGATCTCGGAGGAACCTCGCTGCCCCGAAAGCAGTGCTACTGCAACTTTGGCTGGTTCGGAATCGGTTGCAACAAGCGATCGCCCTACAAGACCACCAGCCTGGACCTCTCCTCGTATTCCAAGAAGGAGCTGTCGCCCGACTACCACGTCTACTGGCGGCTTCTTGAGGAGCAGAAGGAGATCGAGATGGTTCTCAAGGTAAACAGCACATCGTGGGTGGGTTTGGGCTGGAGGCCGCGTGGTATGACACCGGAGTGCAAGAACTTCCCGCTAGTAAGGGACATTGGGGATCTGACCACAACGCTGGAAGCCTCTGCTCCGGAACCGAAGAGCGAACCGGAACCCAAGAGCGAACCGGAACCTAAGAGCGAACCGGAACCTAAGAGCGAACCGGAACCTAAGAGCGAACCGGAACCTAAGAGCGAACCGGAGCCTAAGAGCGAACCGGATCCTAAGAGCGAACCGGAGCCTAAGAGCGAACCGGAGCCTAAGAGCGAACCGGAACCCAAGAGCGAACCGGAACCTAAGAGCGAGCCGGAACCGAAGAGCGAACCGGAACCTAAGAGCGAACCAGAGCCATCGAGCGAACCTCAGCCCAAGCGATTAGCCGAGCTTAGAGCTGCACCGGTGCCCAAGAGTGAGCCAGAACCCACGAGTGAACCGGAACCCAAGAGTGAGCCAGAACCGAAGAGTGAACCAGAACCGAAAAGTGAGCCGGAACCAAAGAGTGAGCCAGAGCCGACTAGCGAGCCCGAACCCAAGAGCGAACCTGAGCCCAAGAGCGAACCGGAGCCCAAGAGCGAACCAGAGCCTAAGAGCGAACCGGAACCTAAGAGCGAACCGGAACCTAAGAGCGAACCAGAACCCTCTAGCAAACCGGAACCCACTAGCAAACCAGAACCCTCCAGCGTACCCGAACCAACCAGTGAGCCGGAACCCACAAGCGAACCGGAGCCTACTAGCGAACCTGAACCGAAGAGCGAACCGGAACCAAAGAGCGAACCGGAACCCAAGAGCGAACCGGAACCAAAGAGCGAACCGGAACCTAAGAGTGAGCCAGAGCCGAAGAGCGAGCCAGAGGCGCAAAGCACAAAATCCAAGAGAGTTGCCGGAGATTTCACCCAAAAGCAGGGAGTCTCTTCCGTTTCCACCAGTGTTTCCTATCGCGTCAGCACCAAAGCAGATCGTCAACGCCGTGCAGCAG AGTCACCCAAAATCCGACTCAATCCGTACACCCCACGACATGACTTCAACGGCATGGACTGCACGGACATCGTGATTGGATCAGCTCGAGGAATGGCCAGCAGGGTGGGTGACTACTACAGCCGGGATCGATCCACACCTCACGTCGATGAATTCTGGGGCGGCAAGTCAAATCTGGCTTTGGGCACGGGCTTCGAGGAGAACGGCGTGACGACGATCATTTTCCGCAAGAAACTGGTTGCCGATGAGCCCACCGATCATACCCTCGACGATACCGTCACCCATGTGATTTGGGCCAAGGGACAGGAGCCGGCGGCTTATGTCCATGTTCCAGCCTCCGGTCTGGAGACACAGGCCTCGACGGTCAAGAACTTCTATCTGCCCGATGAGCTGAAATACCATGGCCACCAAATGCAGCGAGGAGTCGCCCAGATCAATTTCTTTG aaaaagaaaagtctGCCAATAACACAGACCGCAATGACCTCAACACCAATGTTCTGGATAACGATTGCTTTGGCCACTGGAAGTATCCGTCCAACTGCTCGCCCCAGGAGCACACCTGCGAGTACTACGCCGCCTGGGAGACGGTCGGCAAGGGTGACGAGATGCGTTGGCACATCGAAACGTCGAACACGCAGACCTGGACGGGAATCGGTTTCAGCGATGACCAGAGGATGTCCCAGACGGACGCCATCATTGGCTGGGTGGATGGACGCAGCGGAAGACCCTTCCTCATGGACACCTGGGTGCTGGGCTATGCTCCGCCCAAGCTGGACGATCGCCAGGACATCTACAATGCCTCTGGAAGGATAGAGAAGGGTGTGACCATTCTGGAGTTCAACCGCAAGCGGGTTAGCAATGATGAACAGGATCTGTCCTTCACGGACGACCACTGCCTGTATCTTTTCTTCCCTGTTCTGGGAGGTGCTTTCAATGTGGTAAACAAGAAGATCCGAAAGCACGAGCAAGTTCCTCCAGTCTCTGCGCAACGTGTCTGCATCAAATCCTGCGGCAAGG aATTGGAATCCGTTTTTGTGGGCACCAGCACTCCGGCTCCCAGCCGTTTGGTCTACGCCGTGGCCGTTAAACTGATGAATTTGGGCGAATCCTATGAGGCTCCGAAACCGGGAACCGTAGAGTTCAACAACCTGGCGGCCACTATATCGGATTCATTCAATGGCATCCTAAGTTCTCAGACTGGCTATTATAAAACGGAGATTGTTGGCTTTGAAAA GGAGGGCAGCACTGTGGTGGCCAAGGTTCAGGCCATGTTCGACAAGGCGGATGTGGAGAAGCAGCACGATCTGCAGACCAATGAGGTGGAAAAGGGCCCTGAGGTAGCGGCTCAGAAGAACGCCGATGCGATTCGATCTGCTCTGAAGGACCAAATTGCCACAGGTCGAGTGGGCTCACTGACGGTGGATCCCCAGTACCTGGACTTTGAGGCCTTAGAAT ACAAGAGCGCTTCAGAACCCAATGCCAAGGAGACTCTACTCTCCTTCTTCGATCTCTCCGAGACACGATTGTACATTGTCCTGGGCTTGATTGCAGCCCTGGTGCTCATCGCCTTGATCCAGGCATTCTGCACCATTTGGAAGACCTCCCGGAAGAGCAAGAACACCAAG GAGAAACTGATCAAGAACTCACCCTGGAAGGAGTTCGCCTCGAACACCAACTACGCCTTTGATCCCTACGGCGAGACGGAGGAGAAGAACGTGACCAGCGGAACGACGGGCAAGGAGAAGGCTCGCCATCGCCACCAGTCGACGACGAGTAGCCAGCAGACGACGCTTCCGATGTCCCACTCGCCCACCAGCAAATCGCAGATGTACTACGAGAGTCCCAATGGCCAGGGCAAGAACGGCACCAATGGTGGACGTTCCACCCAGGAGAGCAGCGTGGGCGGTGCTTCCAACGGAGCACCCTACTCCCGGAGCTCCTATGCGGAGCGAGCCTACTCGCTGCCCCGGCAGGCGCATCACTACCAGCAGAGCCCGGCCAGCATGCAGCCATCGGGTTACTACACCCACGACCGGCGTGCCGCTCGACAGGGCAGTCGGGATAGGGAGCGTGAGAGGGAGCGGGAGGAGGAACGACGCCATCGCCAGGATCGCGATCGGGACTCTGGCTACGATCGCTCGCGGGATGATCCGCGACAGAACGGCGGTTCCGACACACCCGACTTTTACTTCATGCCCTCGCAGCGCAAGTATTCCGGGGAAGTAGTACGCGTCTATGTGGACTACAACAAGGATCCGAAGCACTAA
- the LOC123002679 gene encoding uncharacterized protein, which yields MLTTQSMVVDRMILRKCRIDRETFSSPAFWLLNTCFYRYKVFSIIFTIKVFIKCASKVHSLVEFTNIKCESLDKTFCDFEYCHLKSVNRSFKYYSLKVNLFQLPITSVQVNMELFKGGNGYHPFLYNATLDACKFLKNQKSNPVVGYFYGFLKPFSNMNHSCPYNHDLVVDKITTEFVNNQITKVLSFPEGQYMYKMRWMAYNIIRAEFRIYVSLS from the exons ATGTTAACTACTCAATCCATGGTCGTAGACAGAATGATTTTGAG AAAATGTCGAATAGATCGCGAAACGTTCTCTTCACCTGCCTTTTGGTTACTGAACACTTGTTTTTACAGGTACAAAGTTTTCTCAATTATCTTTACAATAAAGGTTTTTATAAAGTGTGCTTCTAAGGTTCATTCTTTGGTTGAGTTTACCAACATCAAATGTGAATCCCTAGATAAAACCTTCTGTGATTTCGAATATTGTCATCTTAAATCTGTAAACCGTTCGTTTAAATACTATTCTTTAAAAGTCAATCTGTTCCAACTTCCCATAACCAGTGTTCAG GTGAATATGGAACTTTTTAAAGGTGGCAACGGCTACCATCCTTTCCTCTACAATGCAACATTGGATGCCTGCAAATTCCTGAAAAACCAAAAGTCGAATCCCGTCGTTGGATACTTTTATGGTTTCTTAAAACCCTTTTCCAATATGAACCATTCCTGTCCCTACAAC CATGACCTTGTGGTGGATAAGATAACAACAGAGTTTGTAAATAACCAAATCACTAAGGTTCTTTCTTTTCCGGAAGgtcaatatatgtataaaatgcGATGGATGGCCTATAATATTATCCGGGCTGAGTTTAGAATATATGTTTCTCTTTCGTGA
- the LOC108058503 gene encoding venom protease-like codes for MQSRIAWIPLFAWFLVHLGASQLLEEPCGSSIASRIFNGKDAFVEDAAWMAAIRNATDFICGGTLIHRRFVLTAAHCIRKNDTLFVRLGAYNKNHAMVQINVTKAIVHRLFTGHADDGNDIGLLKLSSSVDFNRFIHPICIVLDKNIKNVAEAIPTFKAFGWGRTKYNGSESDILQTVVLNNLNRDECFRGLVSRVSLKQICAGFSSGDTCMGDSGGPLINTIPYNGNTLKVQFGIVSFGRRYCDGLGVYTDVTSYVDWIEDAIKKFDTVDASQSAVIPLQPRRDQNKWLYGDCGGSTIASHLHATIYGTNFRTQGVMITDLDRRSLHLETGHRGLLKLASLEVSVLGIQNTYEVIRAFHNQGYFTTSNGIALLQLNRPVKGPGNIHFVI; via the exons ATGCAGTCACGTATAGCTTGGATTCCTTTGTTCGCTTGGTTCCTCGTTCACCTAGGAGCTTCCCAGCTTTTAGAGGAACCTTGTGGAAGCTCTATTGCATCCAGAATCTTCAACGGAAAGGATGCATTCGTTGAAGACGCCGCCTGGATGGCAGCCATAAGAAATGCCACAGATTTTATTTGCGGTGGCACGCTGATTCACAGAC gtTTTGTGTTAACTGCTGCGCATTGCATTCGTAAAAACGATACCCT atttGTGAGGTTGGGAGCATACAACAAAAATCACGCAATGGTTCAGATAAATGTAACAAAAGCAATAGTGCACCGTTTGTTCACCGGACATGCAGATGATGGAAATGATATTGGTCTGCTCAAGTTGTCCAGCAGCGTTGACTTCAATC gTTTCATTCATCCAATATGCATTGTTTTGGATAAGAATATTAAGAACGTAGCAGAAGCAATACCCACGTTTAAAGCCTTCGGCTGGGGACGAACAAAATACAACGGATCCGAAAGCGATATTCTTCAAACCGTCGTCCTTAACAATTTAAATCGAGACGAGTGCTTCAGGGGACTGGTATCGAGGGTCAGTTTAAAACAGATATGTGCTGGGTTTTCATCCGGTGACACTTGTATGGGCGATTCCGGTGGTCCATTGATAAACACTATTCCATATAATGGAAACACTCTCAAAGTTCAGTTCGGGATCGTGAGCTTTGGCAGAAGATACTGCGATGGACTTGGAGTCTACACCGATGTGACAAGCTATGTGGACTGGATCGAGGATGCCATCAAAAAGTTTGATACTGTGGATGCTTCACAGTCCGCAGTAATACCACTACAGCCTCGCAGGGATCAAAATAAGTGGTTGTACGGAGACTGTGGTGGTAGTACCATAGCATCGCATTTACACGCAACCATTTATGGAACCAATTTCAGGACCCAGGGGGTGATGATAACAGACC tggatCGACGGTCATTACATTTGGAAACTGGACACAG AGGCTTGCTAAAACTGGCGTCCTT AGAAGTCAGTGTGTTGGGAATACAAAACACATATGAAGTGATCCGAGCCTTTCACAACCAAGGATATTTTACGACTAGCAATGGTATAGCTTTGCTACAACTTAATCGACCGGTAAAGGGTCCAGGTAACATACATTTCGTTATATAA
- the LOC108058530 gene encoding uncharacterized protein isoform X1 produces the protein MHFSLASRRMQSRSAWITLFAWFLVHRGASQFLEEPCGTSITPKIRNGNDARLQDAAWMAAIRNVTHFICGGTLIHKRFVLTAAHCIYRQGILFVWLGAYNRNEPTKRRNVSKALTHRLYNGQPVNGYDIGLLKLSSSVVYNVRIHPICIVLDRNIKNDVETMATFKAFGWGLTEYRGYESDILQTIVIDHLDRTKCVRGLGTMSLSLTQLCAGSSSGDTCEGDSGGPLTNKIVLNGSVREAQFGIVSIGTQYCDGLGVYTDVTSYVDWIEAVIQRFDTEEQSESPGIKQIPLQPRMDQDMWLYGDCGGNTIASHLQARINGPNLMAQGVMITDRDYQFYLNLISLGFVLTNDRGLPENAAFLDVSVLGIRRTYQAYRVIRIFKNQEYLTVNNSIALLQLNRPVKGPVGVKPICMLANLEDQQEATSTPTFTVFDFVQAGGRKRIFDYGVSLINHYQCSLGIQDAIEPDQLCVETPRGISQNFGKPGDVLGKKILLSGKERFVLFGILSYSSNGLNVFANVMSHTEWIANIINFN, from the exons ATGCATTTCTCTTTAGCATCTCGGAGAATGCAGTCGCGTTCAGCTTGGATTACTTTGTTCGCTTGGTTTTTAGTTCACCGAGGAGCTTCCCAGTTTTTAGAGGAACCTTGTGGAACTTCAATTACACCCAAAATTCGGAACGGCAATGATGCTAGACTTCAAGACGCCGCCTGGATGGCAGCCATAAGAAATGTCACGCATTTTATTTGCGGTGGCACGCTAATTCACAAAC gCTTTGTGTTAACTGCTGCGCATTGCATATATAGGCAGGGAATCCT ATTTGTTTGGTTGGGAGCATATAACAGAAATGAACCAACAAAACGGAGAAATGTCTCAAAAGCATTGACACATCGTTTGTACAACGGACAGCCTGTAAATGGTTATGATATAGGCCTGCTCAAGTTGTCCAGCAGCGTCGTCTACAATG TTCGCATTCATCCAATCTGCATAGTTTTGGATAGAAATATTAAGAACGATGTAGAAACAATGGCCACCTTCAAAGCCTTCGGCTGGGGATTAACTGAATACAGGGGATACGAAAGTGATATTCTACAAACCATCGTCATCGACCATTTAGATCGAACAAAGTGCGTAAGGGGACTGGGAACAATGAGTCTCAGTCTAACCCAGCTATGTGCTGGCTCTTCATCCGGGGACACTTGTGAGGGCGATTCAGGTGGTCCATTGACCAACAAGATCGTTCTTAATGGAAGCGTTCGCGAAGCTCAGTTCGGGATCGTGAGCATTGGCACCCAATACTGCGATGGACTTGGAGTTTACACCGATGTGACAAGCTACGTGGACTGGATTGAGGCTGTCATTCAAAGGTTTGATACTGAGGAGCAATCAGAGTCCCCAGGAATCAAGCAAATTCCTCTACAGCCTCGCATGGATCAAGATATGTGGTTGTACGGAGACTGTGGTGGAAATACCATAGCATCTCATTTACAGGCAAGGATTAATGGACCTAATTTGATGGCCCAGGGCGTGATGATAACGGACCGTGACTATCAGTTCTATTTGAATCTAATTTCATTag gatTTGTTCTAACAAATGACAGAGGCTTGCCAGAAAATGCTGCTTTCTT AGACGTGAGTGTCTTAGGAATCCGAAGAACCTATCAAGCATACAGAGTGATCCGAATCTTCAAGAACCAAGAGTATTTAACGGTTAACAATAGTATTGCCTTGTTGCAACTCAATCGGCCGGTAAAGGGCCcag tcGGAGTGAAACCGATTTGCATGCTTGCGAACCTAGAAGACCAGCAGGAGGCAACGTCCACTCCAACTTTTACTGTATTTGACTTTGTGCAAGCTGGAGGACGCAAAAGAATTTTTGATTACGGTGTTTCACTTATTAACCACTACCAATGTTCACTCGGCATCCAGGACGCAATAGAACCAGATCAACTTTGTGTGGAAACTCCTCGCGGAATAAGTCAGAATTTTGGAAAACCTGGCGACGTTTTGGGTAAAAAGATTCTGCTTTCGGGAAAGGAACGGTTTGTTCTTTTTGGTATTCTCAGTTATTCTTCTAATGGGCTGAACGTTTTCGCCAATGTTATGAGCCACACTGAGTGGATCgccaatataattaattttaattaa
- the LOC108058530 gene encoding chymotrypsin-like protease CTRL-1 isoform X2: protein MHFSLASRRMQSRSAWITLFAWFLVHRGASQFLEEPCGTSITPKIRNGNDARLQDAAWMAAIRNVTHFICGGTLIHKRFVLTAAHCIYRQGILFVWLGAYNRNEPTKRRNVSKALTHRLYNGQPVNGYDIGLLKLSSSVVYNVRIHPICIVLDRNIKNDVETMATFKAFGWGLTEYRGYESDILQTIVIDHLDRTKCVRGLGTMSLSLTQLCAGSSSGDTCEGDSGGPLTNKIVLNGSVREAQFGIVSIGTQYCDGLGVYTDVTSYVDWIEAVIQSLAWIKICGCTETVVEIP, encoded by the exons ATGCATTTCTCTTTAGCATCTCGGAGAATGCAGTCGCGTTCAGCTTGGATTACTTTGTTCGCTTGGTTTTTAGTTCACCGAGGAGCTTCCCAGTTTTTAGAGGAACCTTGTGGAACTTCAATTACACCCAAAATTCGGAACGGCAATGATGCTAGACTTCAAGACGCCGCCTGGATGGCAGCCATAAGAAATGTCACGCATTTTATTTGCGGTGGCACGCTAATTCACAAAC gCTTTGTGTTAACTGCTGCGCATTGCATATATAGGCAGGGAATCCT ATTTGTTTGGTTGGGAGCATATAACAGAAATGAACCAACAAAACGGAGAAATGTCTCAAAAGCATTGACACATCGTTTGTACAACGGACAGCCTGTAAATGGTTATGATATAGGCCTGCTCAAGTTGTCCAGCAGCGTCGTCTACAATG TTCGCATTCATCCAATCTGCATAGTTTTGGATAGAAATATTAAGAACGATGTAGAAACAATGGCCACCTTCAAAGCCTTCGGCTGGGGATTAACTGAATACAGGGGATACGAAAGTGATATTCTACAAACCATCGTCATCGACCATTTAGATCGAACAAAGTGCGTAAGGGGACTGGGAACAATGAGTCTCAGTCTAACCCAGCTATGTGCTGGCTCTTCATCCGGGGACACTTGTGAGGGCGATTCAGGTGGTCCATTGACCAACAAGATCGTTCTTAATGGAAGCGTTCGCGAAGCTCAGTTCGGGATCGTGAGCATTGGCACCCAATACTGCGATGGACTTGGAGTTTACACCGATGTGACAAGCTACGTGGACTGGATTGAGGCTGTCATTCAAAG CCTCGCATGGATCAAGATATGTGGTTGTACGGAGACTGTGGTGGAAATACCATAG